A genomic window from Shewanella vesiculosa includes:
- the hutH gene encoding histidine ammonia-lyase — protein MSHSSSMSSTADSTVHLGQRYLSLEQVVAIAKGAAVKLTDTADYVEYIQKGARFIDSVLHEEGVVYGVTTGYGDSCTVNVSLDLVHELPLHLTRFHGCGLGDVFSPMQARAIMACRLNSLAVGKSGVSYLLLQRIEWLLNNDITPVIPQEGSVGASGDLTPLSYLAAVLVGEREVIYQGKRQATKDVYLQFGMMPLTLRPKEGLALMNGTAVMTALACLAYDRSQYLTRLSSRITAMASLTLKGNANHFDEILFAAKPHPGQNQIASWIREDLNHHVHPRNSDRLQDRYSIRCAPHIIGVLQDALPFMRQFIEIELNSANDNPIVDAEGEHILHGGHFYGGHIAFAMDAMKNAVANIADLIDRQMALVMDPKFNNGLPANLSAAEGDRRAINHGFKAVQIGVSAWTAEALKNTMPASVFSRSTECHNQDKVSMGTIAARDCMRILQLTEQVAAAALLAMSQGIQLRIMQQELDASSLTPSLATTLAQVSEDFELLTEDRPLETVLRQTVEKIQLGLWEVC, from the coding sequence ATGAGCCATTCATCTTCAATGTCATCAACCGCCGACAGCACAGTGCATTTAGGCCAACGCTATCTTAGTCTTGAGCAAGTGGTGGCTATAGCCAAAGGCGCTGCGGTCAAACTGACAGACACTGCTGACTATGTTGAATATATTCAAAAAGGTGCACGCTTTATTGACAGCGTACTCCATGAAGAAGGCGTGGTTTATGGCGTGACAACGGGTTACGGCGACTCGTGTACAGTTAATGTTAGCTTAGATTTAGTCCATGAATTACCGCTGCACTTAACCCGCTTCCATGGCTGTGGCTTAGGCGATGTATTTAGCCCGATGCAAGCCCGCGCGATTATGGCTTGCCGCTTAAACTCACTGGCGGTGGGCAAATCAGGCGTAAGTTATTTACTGCTACAACGCATCGAGTGGCTCTTAAACAATGACATTACTCCAGTGATCCCCCAAGAGGGCTCGGTCGGCGCCAGTGGCGATTTAACTCCATTATCTTATCTTGCTGCGGTATTAGTTGGCGAACGCGAAGTGATTTACCAAGGTAAACGCCAAGCGACTAAAGATGTTTACCTACAATTTGGCATGATGCCATTAACTTTGCGTCCTAAAGAAGGTCTCGCATTAATGAATGGTACTGCGGTTATGACGGCTCTTGCTTGTTTAGCCTATGACAGATCGCAATATTTAACCCGCCTATCAAGCCGGATAACCGCCATGGCATCGTTAACGCTCAAGGGTAACGCAAACCATTTTGATGAAATTTTATTTGCCGCCAAGCCCCACCCAGGTCAAAACCAGATTGCCAGTTGGATCCGTGAGGACTTAAATCATCATGTGCATCCCCGAAATTCAGACCGCCTTCAAGACCGTTATTCTATCCGCTGTGCACCGCACATCATCGGCGTATTGCAAGATGCTCTACCCTTTATGCGTCAGTTTATTGAAATCGAACTTAACAGCGCTAACGATAATCCGATTGTTGATGCCGAAGGTGAACATATTCTCCATGGTGGTCATTTTTATGGTGGCCATATTGCCTTTGCCATGGATGCGATGAAAAATGCCGTAGCCAATATCGCCGACTTAATCGATCGCCAAATGGCCTTAGTGATGGACCCTAAATTTAACAATGGCTTACCAGCTAATTTATCTGCTGCAGAAGGTGATCGCCGTGCAATTAATCACGGTTTTAAAGCCGTGCAAATTGGCGTATCAGCATGGACTGCTGAAGCATTAAAAAACACTATGCCAGCCAGCGTGTTTTCACGTTCAACAGAATGTCACAACCAAGACAAAGTGAGCATGGGCACCATAGCTGCACGTGATTGTATGCGTATTTTACAGCTCACAGAACAAGTCGCTGCCGCGGCATTGTTAGCCATGAGCCAAGGTATTCAACTGCGTATTATGCAGCAAGAACTCGATGCGAGTTCATTAACCCCCTCTCTTGCAACGACCTTAGCCCAAGTAAGCGAAGATTTTGAACTGCTAACCGAAGACCGTCCTTTAGAGACGGTATTGCGCCAAACAGTGGAAAAGATTCAATTGGGTCTGTGGGAGGTGTGCTAA
- a CDS encoding thioesterase family protein, whose translation MKGLLLTEMDMVIPFHDVDSMGITWHGNYLRYFEVVRCLLLDKLGYNYRTMQQSGYAWPIVDVQVKYVKSSTFDQKIKVIAAIVEWENRLRINYQIVDAQTNARITKGYTIQAAVDITTEELCFVTPEVFQEKIRRLLDVSQA comes from the coding sequence ATGAAAGGTTTATTACTGACCGAAATGGACATGGTGATCCCGTTTCACGATGTTGATTCGATGGGCATCACTTGGCATGGTAATTATTTACGTTACTTCGAAGTTGTGCGCTGCTTATTGCTGGATAAACTCGGTTATAACTACCGTACGATGCAACAATCGGGTTATGCGTGGCCGATTGTCGATGTACAAGTAAAGTATGTTAAAAGCAGCACTTTTGATCAAAAAATCAAAGTGATCGCCGCCATTGTTGAATGGGAAAATCGTTTGCGCATTAACTACCAAATTGTTGATGCCCAAACCAATGCGCGGATAACGAAAGGCTATACCATTCAAGCTGCGGTAGATATTACGACCGAAGAATTATGCTTTGTCACCCCTGAAGTATTTCAGGAAAAAATTCGTCGATTACTTGATGTGAGCCAAGCTTAA
- a CDS encoding outer membrane lipoprotein carrier protein LolA, with the protein MNTRKGMFTQVWIVICLCLPLGSISANEHSLASSNKPLTQAQLADVQALYTQPATTEALSALAQQLNLQLDTRGQFIQRRHLQVLKKPLLSQGQFIFSPTQGLVWQQLRPFSTLMVLKDQQLIQQNSQGKVQQLNAMASGSPIAQQVPRLLQAIMAGNIAALSADFTLFMPANYNAGTPWQLGLQAKDPQLRASMGNITLSGDTLLRSLIITSSQADISDYTQIQFLDAQQGPLSTTELELFSLGSESNQ; encoded by the coding sequence ATGAATACTCGCAAAGGCATGTTTACTCAGGTTTGGATAGTGATCTGCCTCTGTTTGCCTCTTGGCAGTATTTCCGCCAATGAACATTCACTAGCAAGCAGTAATAAACCACTGACTCAAGCACAACTGGCAGATGTTCAGGCGTTGTATACTCAACCCGCCACCACAGAAGCGCTCAGTGCGCTAGCGCAACAACTGAATTTACAACTTGATACCAGAGGGCAGTTTATTCAGCGGCGTCACTTACAGGTGCTAAAAAAGCCCTTGCTCAGCCAGGGACAATTTATTTTTAGTCCGACGCAAGGGTTAGTATGGCAGCAGCTGCGACCATTTAGCACCTTGATGGTGCTAAAAGATCAGCAGTTAATTCAGCAAAACAGCCAAGGCAAGGTCCAACAACTGAATGCTATGGCCAGTGGTAGTCCAATCGCACAGCAAGTACCGCGGTTACTGCAAGCAATTATGGCGGGTAATATTGCTGCTTTAAGTGCGGATTTCACCTTATTTATGCCCGCTAATTACAACGCAGGCACGCCATGGCAACTCGGCTTGCAAGCTAAAGACCCACAACTACGCGCATCCATGGGCAATATCACGCTCAGTGGCGATACTCTATTACGCTCATTAATCATCACCAGCAGCCAGGCCGATATCAGCGATTATACTCAAATTCAATTTCTTGATGCCCAGCAAGGGCCGCTCAGCACAACTGAACTCGAGCTTTTTAGCCTTGGCAGTGAGTCCAATCAATAA
- a CDS encoding MMPL family transporter → MLRLSLNAVLSPIGRFALWGVLLLAMIVTGFVQWQQGAHIQTDILAMLPHLQQDKLTEKALNKVEQQLANQVYIAVIAPNETQAIGAAKQLMTSLNQSNQSPFTAVRSGADDNLQHLAKVYFEHRFGLLTPEQAQAIETDNWRQLLNAAQSQLYSTFGFANSQLLSNDPLLMFPANLLALSPNNALRSQQGILLTDTADGVAAIVMAKGRDSAFSPNAQQQQIQALESALSHINQQYSQVSFLKAGALFHAIAATESAKQEISRIGLISMLGIILLVWLAFRSVMPLFAALLTLTSGVVFALVATLSLFGELHLLTLVFGTSLIGVAIDYSFHFYCEKQAHPNDNASDTLRRIFPALTLALATSASAFIAIGFTPFPGMQQVAVFCAAGLIGAYLTLLLVFPLLGNHALKPTPGLTLAQGYLTLLKRIFTAPQWWQKTTIAALLLCLTAILFFGLSKADSNDDIRQLQQSPAAITTEENQLRQLLSGGTDNQFILVSSNNEQGLLQTLEQLTPVLNQAIGDGELDQAISLSRFMPSIASQRHNYELQQQLYQQHLHEIISNMGLDDNINASLQRQLDHAKSKYLTPKEVLALANDDLRALWLGAVSTTDQTQQYGAIVLLGGIHSLTSIEQRLTRHDWSLGQVQLIDKVGDISALMGQYRQLTLQLLVWVFALACLLFSIKYGIKLALAIVSVPALSVLLTLACLGLVGSSISLFHALALILVLGIGIDYSLFFAEAKHTSRGVMMAIFMSACSTLLAFGLLALSQTHAIHFFGLTLLFGISFSFLLAPFISFITRKTV, encoded by the coding sequence ATGCTTCGATTATCGCTTAATGCAGTGTTATCTCCCATTGGGCGTTTTGCCTTATGGGGAGTATTGCTGCTAGCAATGATAGTCACAGGCTTTGTGCAATGGCAGCAAGGTGCACATATTCAGACTGATATTTTGGCCATGTTGCCGCACCTACAACAAGATAAGCTTACCGAGAAAGCCTTAAACAAGGTAGAACAGCAACTGGCTAATCAAGTGTATATTGCGGTAATTGCTCCAAACGAAACCCAAGCTATCGGCGCAGCCAAGCAGCTGATGACATCGCTCAATCAATCCAATCAATCGCCCTTTACTGCCGTTCGCAGCGGCGCAGATGATAATCTACAACACTTAGCTAAAGTCTACTTCGAACATCGCTTTGGCTTACTGACACCAGAGCAAGCGCAGGCCATTGAAACCGATAATTGGCGCCAACTGCTTAACGCAGCCCAAAGCCAACTTTATAGCACATTTGGTTTTGCCAACAGCCAACTGCTCAGCAATGATCCATTACTGATGTTTCCAGCCAACTTACTGGCGTTATCGCCCAATAATGCGCTGCGCAGCCAACAGGGTATTTTACTCACAGATACTGCCGACGGTGTGGCGGCGATTGTGATGGCCAAAGGCCGTGACAGCGCCTTTAGCCCCAACGCTCAGCAACAGCAAATTCAAGCATTGGAATCTGCGTTGAGTCACATTAACCAGCAATATTCCCAAGTGAGCTTTCTTAAGGCGGGGGCGTTATTTCATGCCATTGCTGCCACCGAGTCAGCCAAACAAGAGATCAGCCGCATTGGCTTAATTTCCATGTTGGGGATTATCTTATTGGTCTGGTTGGCATTTCGATCAGTGATGCCATTATTTGCGGCACTACTTACCTTAACGAGCGGTGTGGTGTTTGCGCTAGTCGCCACCTTAAGCCTTTTTGGCGAGCTGCATTTACTGACATTGGTATTTGGCACCAGCTTAATTGGCGTAGCGATTGATTACAGCTTTCACTTTTACTGTGAAAAACAGGCTCACCCCAATGACAACGCCAGTGACACCTTAAGGCGTATTTTTCCGGCGCTAACTCTCGCTCTTGCTACCAGTGCCAGTGCCTTTATCGCTATTGGTTTTACCCCGTTTCCTGGGATGCAACAGGTGGCAGTATTTTGCGCCGCTGGCTTAATAGGTGCGTACCTAACCCTACTACTGGTGTTCCCATTATTGGGCAACCATGCGCTTAAACCAACACCTGGATTAACCCTAGCCCAAGGTTATCTAACGTTATTAAAACGCATTTTTACTGCGCCGCAATGGTGGCAAAAAACCACCATAGCGGCACTGCTGCTGTGTTTAACCGCTATATTATTTTTTGGCTTATCCAAAGCAGACTCTAATGATGATATTCGCCAATTACAGCAAAGTCCTGCAGCCATCACCACAGAAGAAAACCAGCTTAGACAACTACTTAGCGGCGGCACAGACAACCAATTTATTTTAGTCAGCAGTAACAATGAACAAGGTTTATTGCAAACCTTAGAACAACTGACACCTGTGCTTAATCAAGCCATTGGCGATGGCGAGTTAGACCAAGCCATTAGCCTAAGCCGCTTTATGCCCAGCATTGCCAGTCAACGCCACAATTATGAGTTACAACAACAACTTTATCAGCAACATTTGCACGAAATCATTAGCAACATGGGCCTAGATGACAACATAAATGCCAGCCTACAGAGACAACTTGATCATGCAAAATCAAAATATCTAACCCCAAAAGAGGTGTTAGCCCTAGCCAATGATGACTTACGTGCCTTATGGCTTGGTGCTGTATCGACCACAGACCAAACCCAACAATATGGCGCAATTGTATTGTTAGGTGGCATTCACTCATTAACCTCTATTGAGCAACGACTGACTCGCCACGATTGGTCTTTGGGGCAGGTGCAATTAATTGATAAAGTCGGTGATATATCGGCTTTAATGGGCCAATATCGTCAACTAACATTGCAGTTATTAGTGTGGGTATTTGCTTTGGCTTGCCTACTCTTCAGTATTAAATACGGCATTAAGCTAGCATTAGCCATTGTTTCAGTACCCGCGTTATCAGTACTGCTCACCCTGGCGTGTTTAGGCTTAGTTGGTTCAAGCATTAGCTTGTTTCACGCCTTAGCGCTTATTTTAGTGCTGGGAATTGGTATCGATTACAGTCTCTTTTTCGCCGAAGCCAAACACACCAGTCGCGGAGTCATGATGGCTATCTTTATGTCAGCCTGTTCAACACTATTGGCTTTTGGTTTGCTGGCGCTGAGTCAAACTCATGCGATTCACTTTTTTGGTCTTACATTATTATTTGGGATCAGTTTTTCCTTTTTACTCGCACCATTTATTTCATTTATCACAAGGAAAACAGTGTAA
- a CDS encoding DUF3261 domain-containing protein produces MLLNLFRHFIDVLSRRVVALLLLSFLTACSQQIARQTCVPLTSEAQYCLNPTSSVLTDAQHQDINLTQMVNFTRGQDSHELLTQLDVNSQRMTLVGLAPLGQALFTLVYDGQTLQSEQSLLLGEQFKAEYLMAIMQLIYWPTEQVNQQLSGGNLVTISCDMALCKQLVDDNGASITLTYNNIDPWLAQVNVDIDAADIHLQINPIE; encoded by the coding sequence ATGTTGCTTAACTTATTTAGGCATTTTATTGATGTGTTATCACGCCGTGTTGTGGCCCTGCTTCTGTTAAGCTTTTTAACCGCTTGTAGCCAGCAAATAGCCAGACAAACTTGTGTCCCTCTAACGAGTGAAGCACAATATTGCTTAAATCCAACCTCGTCGGTATTAACTGATGCTCAGCATCAAGACATTAATTTAACTCAAATGGTTAACTTTACCCGTGGCCAAGATAGCCATGAGTTATTAACCCAGCTTGACGTTAATTCACAACGGATGACATTAGTGGGATTAGCCCCGCTTGGGCAAGCGTTATTCACTCTTGTATACGATGGACAAACTCTGCAAAGTGAGCAAAGTTTGTTATTGGGTGAACAGTTTAAAGCAGAATACTTGATGGCAATAATGCAGTTAATTTACTGGCCAACAGAGCAAGTTAATCAACAATTGAGTGGTGGAAACTTGGTAACAATATCCTGTGATATGGCACTATGTAAGCAACTGGTCGATGATAATGGCGCGTCAATAACATTAACGTACAACAATATTGATCCTTGGTTGGCACAAGTGAATGTCGACATCGATGCAGCTGATATTCACCTGCAAATTAACCCGATTGAATAA